From Halorubrum salinarum, the proteins below share one genomic window:
- a CDS encoding OBG GTPase family GTP-binding protein: MGLEEEIEDLREEIANTPYNKATEAHIGRLKAKLAEKKEKLENQSSAGGGHGYAVEKHGDATVALVGFPSVGKSTLINALTNADSEVGSYEFTTLDVNPGMLQYRGANIQILDVPGLIEGAAGGRGGGKEVLSVVRTADLVVFMLSVFEIEQYDRLREELYNTNIRLDTEPPNINIRKTHKDGLGVTMSDEVSLDEETVKQVLREYGYVNAKVTIPHDLTIDELVDAVMDNREYLPSMVSVNKADLIDKSYLPTVKAELRERDLDPDDVVFISAQEGLGLDGLKERLWEELGVIRIYMDKPGRGVDYEEPLILFEGDTVGDACEKLGGEFDERFKFARVTGESAKHDDQQVGKGHELADEDVLRIVARK, translated from the coding sequence ATGGGACTGGAGGAGGAGATCGAAGACCTCCGCGAGGAGATCGCCAACACGCCCTACAACAAGGCCACGGAGGCCCACATCGGGCGGCTGAAGGCGAAGCTCGCGGAGAAAAAGGAGAAGCTGGAGAACCAGTCCTCCGCCGGCGGCGGCCACGGCTACGCAGTCGAGAAGCACGGCGACGCCACCGTCGCCCTGGTCGGGTTCCCGAGCGTCGGCAAGTCCACCCTCATCAACGCCCTCACGAACGCCGACAGCGAGGTCGGCTCCTACGAGTTCACGACCCTCGACGTCAACCCCGGCATGCTGCAGTACCGCGGCGCGAACATCCAGATCCTCGACGTGCCGGGCCTGATCGAGGGCGCCGCGGGCGGCCGCGGCGGCGGGAAGGAGGTGCTCTCGGTGGTCCGGACCGCGGACCTGGTCGTGTTCATGCTCTCGGTCTTCGAGATCGAGCAGTACGACCGGCTCCGCGAGGAGCTGTACAACACGAACATCCGCCTCGACACCGAGCCCCCGAACATCAACATCCGGAAGACGCACAAGGACGGGCTCGGCGTGACGATGAGCGACGAGGTGAGCCTCGACGAGGAGACGGTCAAGCAGGTCCTCCGCGAGTACGGCTACGTCAACGCGAAGGTGACGATTCCCCACGACCTCACCATCGACGAGCTGGTCGACGCCGTGATGGACAACCGCGAGTACCTCCCCTCGATGGTCTCGGTCAACAAGGCGGACCTCATCGACAAGAGCTACCTCCCGACCGTGAAAGCGGAGCTGCGCGAGCGCGACCTCGACCCCGACGACGTGGTGTTCATCTCCGCGCAGGAGGGGCTCGGCCTCGACGGGCTGAAGGAGCGCCTCTGGGAGGAGCTGGGCGTCATCCGGATCTACATGGACAAGCCGGGCCGCGGCGTCGACTACGAGGAGCCGCTCATCCTGTTCGAGGGCGACACCGTCGGCGACGCCTGCGAGAAGCTCGGCGGCGAGTTCGACGAGCGGTTCAAGTTCGCGCGCGTGACCGGCGAGAGCGCGAAACACGACGACCAGCAGGTCGGGAAGGGGCACGAACTGGCCGACGAGGACGTGCTCCGGATCGTCGCGCGGAAGTAG
- a CDS encoding SAM-dependent methyltransferase — protein MGALDDAADAERDGYDDLQMSYHAVQPNRWTFRSDKIRRWVEERLQGRVLNACAGRTKLVHDGEIVRNDIDEDRDADLHVDVCEIGDELEAGSFDTVVYDPPFSQYQSNRSYEGREVGDDALAKRQFDDLLAPGGRFIQFGFTTTGMPMSLGYERREVAVFNTLGRMNDYLAVVDEKPGESAAEPRWFK, from the coding sequence ATGGGCGCGCTCGACGACGCGGCCGACGCCGAGCGCGACGGCTACGACGACCTTCAGATGTCGTACCACGCTGTTCAACCGAACCGATGGACGTTCCGCTCGGACAAGATCCGCCGATGGGTCGAGGAGCGGCTTCAGGGGCGCGTACTGAACGCGTGCGCCGGTCGGACGAAGCTCGTCCATGACGGCGAGATCGTCCGGAACGACATCGACGAGGACCGCGACGCGGACCTCCACGTCGACGTTTGCGAGATCGGCGACGAGCTCGAGGCAGGCTCGTTCGATACGGTGGTCTACGATCCGCCGTTTTCGCAGTATCAGTCGAATCGCAGCTACGAGGGCCGCGAAGTCGGCGACGACGCGCTCGCGAAACGGCAGTTCGACGACCTGCTCGCGCCGGGCGGGCGGTTCATTCAGTTCGGGTTCACGACGACCGGGATGCCGATGTCTCTCGGATACGAGCGCCGCGAGGTTGCCGTTTTCAACACGCTCGGACGCATGAACGATTATCTCGCGGTGGTCGACGAGAAGCCCGGAGAGTCGGCGGCGGAACCGAGGTGGTTCAAGTGA
- a CDS encoding tyrosine-type recombinase/integrase — protein MSDLEPITPREAVRLYLADREMELSEKSLENHRYRLDSWLEFCDEKDIENMNEVTGRTIHEFRVWRQSGEGDKYDAVSKPTLKGNLATLRVFLEFCDSIDAVEDGLRERVRMPKLTSEEISRDEQLSEENAEQMLEYLEEFRYASREHAILSILWHTGIRLGTLRAFDVDDLDTEERCLDVRHRPEQETPLKNGHAAERSIALGEYDVEVLHDYIEHNRPDVKDDYGRRPLFTSVHGRLSESPIRLTVYRWTQPCRWAECPHDEDPNTCEWRNRESLSKCPSSRSPHGVRRGAITKHLRDGTPEEVVSDRMNSSLDVIEEHYDERSEREKMRLRRDLIRDL, from the coding sequence GTGAGCGACCTTGAACCGATCACGCCGCGGGAAGCGGTCCGCCTCTACCTCGCAGATCGCGAGATGGAGTTGTCGGAGAAGAGCTTGGAGAACCACCGCTACCGACTGGACTCGTGGCTCGAGTTCTGCGACGAGAAAGACATCGAGAACATGAACGAGGTGACCGGCCGGACTATCCACGAGTTCCGCGTCTGGCGCCAGAGCGGAGAAGGTGACAAGTACGACGCGGTGTCGAAGCCGACGCTGAAGGGAAACCTCGCGACGCTTCGCGTGTTCCTGGAGTTCTGCGATAGCATCGACGCCGTCGAGGACGGCCTCCGCGAGCGCGTCCGGATGCCGAAGCTGACCTCGGAGGAGATCTCCCGCGACGAGCAGCTGTCCGAGGAGAACGCCGAGCAGATGCTGGAGTACTTGGAGGAGTTCAGGTACGCGAGCCGAGAGCATGCGATACTCTCGATCCTCTGGCACACCGGCATCCGGCTTGGAACGCTCCGCGCCTTCGACGTGGACGACCTCGACACCGAGGAACGGTGCCTCGACGTCCGCCACCGCCCCGAGCAGGAGACGCCGCTCAAGAACGGCCACGCCGCCGAGCGGTCCATCGCGCTCGGCGAGTACGATGTCGAGGTCCTCCACGACTACATCGAGCACAACCGGCCGGACGTGAAGGACGACTACGGCCGCCGGCCGCTCTTCACGAGCGTCCACGGTCGGCTGTCCGAGTCGCCGATTCGGCTGACGGTCTACCGCTGGACCCAGCCGTGTCGGTGGGCCGAGTGCCCGCACGATGAGGACCCGAACACCTGCGAGTGGCGGAACCGGGAGTCGCTCTCGAAGTGTCCGTCGTCGAGGTCGCCTCACGGCGTGCGGCGTGGAGCGATCACGAAGCACCTCCGCGACGGGACGCCCGAGGAGGTGGTCAGCGACCGGATGAACAGTTCCCTCGATGTCATCGAGGAGCACTACGACGAGCGCTCCGAGCGCGAGAAGATGCGGCTTCGCCGCGACCTGATCCGAGACCTATGA
- a CDS encoding SRPBCC family protein, which translates to MDELVVRTEVYADPVEVYEFLLDFPQYANYSEYLREVRTVTGDGGPGTRYALTFAWWKISYTARSEVTGVDPPARIDWEITKDIDAGGCWRVTPAASDDASDDTSDDADQSDDAPCEVALEVQFDPGSASSDALDLPRLVSFDWVLKKAVPLIRDEAEQVVERAVQDLEGSRRDVDLDVYVDSDRI; encoded by the coding sequence GTGGACGAACTCGTCGTGCGAACGGAGGTGTACGCCGACCCCGTGGAGGTGTACGAGTTCCTGCTGGACTTCCCGCAGTACGCGAACTACTCGGAGTACCTCCGCGAGGTCCGCACCGTGACCGGCGACGGCGGGCCCGGGACCCGGTACGCGCTCACGTTCGCGTGGTGGAAGATCTCCTACACCGCCCGCTCGGAGGTGACCGGCGTCGATCCGCCCGCCCGCATCGACTGGGAGATCACGAAGGACATCGACGCCGGCGGCTGCTGGCGGGTGACGCCCGCGGCGAGCGACGACGCGAGCGACGACACGAGTGACGACGCCGACCAGAGCGACGACGCCCCCTGCGAGGTCGCGCTCGAAGTCCAGTTCGACCCGGGCTCCGCCAGTTCGGACGCGCTCGATCTCCCGCGGCTGGTCTCGTTCGACTGGGTGTTGAAGAAGGCGGTCCCGCTGATCCGAGACGAGGCCGAGCAGGTCGTCGAACGGGCCGTTCAGGACTTGGAGGGATCGAGGCGGGACGTGGACCTCGACGTGTACGTCGACTCCGATCGGATCTAA
- a CDS encoding Cdc6/Cdc18 family protein → MIQNARVLKENWVPQELHHREGHLQHLSAQLKPLAHGLGAETVMITGSSGTGKTTIANYIVRQLDQEVLGIRWGYVNCISETSMSAIVYSLVRDAGRANDLRKKGTPTSTMFDRLRDLDDHFVGIVDEVDVLDDEQTIQALWEIPNVTLVLICVDEDDFFADLDSRVASRIRGATKVVLERYHHDELVDILWSRIDAALATGVVDEEAVETIADIAAGDARHAITLLRRSVRDAVEHGDETLTVDNVQPVREEAREEIHERHVDTLGTHQRHLYEIIKEAGEIRASELHRRYEVRVADPRVKSTRRKYLQSLEHYELIESTGSTRDRRYRYSEP, encoded by the coding sequence ATGATCCAAAACGCCCGTGTTCTCAAGGAGAACTGGGTCCCTCAGGAACTTCACCACCGAGAGGGGCACCTCCAGCATCTCTCTGCTCAGTTGAAGCCGCTCGCGCACGGTCTCGGCGCGGAAACCGTGATGATCACCGGCTCCAGCGGCACCGGTAAGACGACGATCGCGAACTACATCGTCCGGCAGCTGGACCAAGAGGTCCTCGGTATCCGCTGGGGATACGTGAACTGTATCTCGGAAACCTCGATGTCGGCGATCGTCTACTCGCTCGTTCGCGACGCCGGTCGTGCGAATGACCTCAGGAAGAAGGGCACGCCGACGTCGACCATGTTCGATCGGCTCCGTGACCTCGACGACCACTTTGTCGGCATCGTCGATGAGGTCGACGTCCTTGACGACGAGCAGACCATCCAGGCGCTCTGGGAGATCCCGAACGTGACCCTCGTGCTGATTTGCGTCGACGAAGACGACTTCTTCGCCGATCTGGACTCGCGCGTTGCCTCCCGGATCCGCGGTGCGACGAAGGTCGTCCTAGAACGGTACCACCACGACGAACTCGTGGACATCCTCTGGAGCCGGATCGACGCCGCCCTCGCGACGGGTGTCGTCGACGAGGAGGCCGTCGAGACGATCGCCGACATCGCCGCCGGCGACGCCCGCCACGCAATCACGTTGCTCCGCCGGTCAGTCCGGGATGCCGTCGAGCACGGCGACGAGACCCTGACCGTCGACAACGTCCAGCCGGTCCGCGAGGAGGCTCGCGAGGAGATTCACGAGCGCCACGTCGACACGCTCGGGACGCACCAGCGGCACCTCTACGAGATCATTAAGGAGGCCGGCGAGATCCGCGCCTCGGAACTACACCGGCGCTACGAGGTGCGCGTCGCCGACCCTCGTGTGAAGAGTACGCGGCGGAAGTACCTACAATCGCTGGAGCACTACGAGCTGATCGAGTCGACCGGATCGACTCGCGATCGTCGGTACCGATACAGCGAGCCCTGA
- a CDS encoding DUF7563 family protein, with product MMRLDRDSGEASECLNCGRHVSESFCRVHGDEQDRAHRCLGCDCFRRVSKGSAADVAVDLVDPQDDPNRNRGQRVGAARTDGGSR from the coding sequence ATGATGCGCCTCGACCGCGACTCGGGCGAGGCCAGCGAGTGCCTCAACTGCGGACGGCACGTCTCCGAGAGCTTCTGTCGCGTTCACGGTGACGAGCAGGACCGCGCGCACCGCTGTCTCGGCTGCGACTGCTTCCGCCGCGTCTCGAAGGGGAGCGCCGCCGACGTCGCCGTCGACCTCGTCGATCCACAAGACGATCCGAACCGGAACCGCGGCCAGCGTGTCGGTGCCGCCCGCACCGACGGAGGTAGCCGATGA
- a CDS encoding NADP-dependent oxidoreductase, which produces MTDTNREWLLAERPTGEPDQDSFELRETEVPDPDPGELLVRVRYLSVDPYMRGRMRDAESYAEPWDVGDALKGGVVGEVVETESDAYDAGDLVTGEGRWADYATLDADDVAPVDPAVADPEAYLGVLGMPGRTAYFGLLDVGEPKPGDTVVVSGAAGAVGSVVGQIAKLNGCRVVGFAGSDEKTDWLTDDLGFDAAINYKTTDDYRAALDEAAPDGVDVYFDNVGGPITDAVFTKLNLDARVAVCGQIAHYNDETVPTGPRKLPQLISVRARVQGLLVGDFATRFGEASERLAGWVASGDLEHRETVVEGLENAPDAFLGLFSGDNIGKQVVRVSAAEQ; this is translated from the coding sequence GTGACGGACACCAACCGCGAGTGGCTTCTCGCCGAGCGGCCGACCGGCGAGCCCGACCAAGACAGCTTCGAACTGCGCGAGACCGAGGTCCCCGACCCCGACCCGGGCGAGCTCCTCGTCCGCGTTCGGTACCTCTCCGTCGACCCGTACATGCGCGGCCGGATGCGCGACGCCGAGTCGTACGCCGAGCCGTGGGACGTGGGCGACGCGCTCAAGGGCGGCGTCGTCGGCGAAGTGGTCGAAACGGAGAGCGACGCGTACGACGCGGGCGACCTCGTGACCGGCGAGGGGCGCTGGGCCGACTACGCGACGCTCGACGCCGACGACGTCGCGCCGGTCGACCCGGCCGTCGCCGACCCCGAGGCGTACCTCGGCGTCCTCGGGATGCCCGGCCGGACCGCCTACTTCGGCCTCCTCGACGTGGGCGAGCCGAAGCCCGGCGACACGGTCGTCGTCTCCGGCGCGGCCGGCGCCGTCGGCTCCGTCGTCGGCCAGATCGCGAAGCTGAACGGCTGTCGGGTGGTCGGCTTCGCGGGCAGCGACGAGAAGACCGACTGGCTCACCGACGACCTCGGCTTCGACGCCGCGATCAACTACAAGACGACGGACGACTACCGGGCCGCGCTCGACGAGGCGGCGCCGGACGGCGTCGACGTGTACTTCGACAACGTCGGCGGTCCCATCACCGACGCCGTGTTCACGAAGCTGAACCTCGACGCGCGCGTCGCGGTCTGCGGCCAGATCGCCCACTACAACGACGAGACGGTCCCGACCGGGCCGCGGAAGCTCCCGCAGCTCATCTCCGTGCGCGCGAGGGTCCAGGGCCTGCTCGTCGGCGACTTCGCGACCCGGTTCGGCGAGGCGAGCGAGCGCCTCGCGGGGTGGGTCGCGAGCGGCGACCTCGAACACCGCGAGACGGTCGTGGAGGGCCTGGAGAACGCGCCCGACGCCTTCCTCGGCCTGTTCTCCGGCGACAACATCGGGAAGCAGGTGGTGCGGGTGTCGGCGGCGGAGCAGTAG
- a CDS encoding VNG_1110C family protein, whose product MPDPSSLRDSTQIVLPRRALDGHRECLESRFTVTVVEGSDQYRIIGSPVEIKAASNYLARNGVAVA is encoded by the coding sequence ATGCCAGATCCGTCGAGCCTTCGCGACAGTACGCAGATCGTCCTCCCGCGCCGCGCGCTCGACGGGCACCGGGAGTGTCTCGAATCCCGCTTCACCGTCACCGTCGTGGAGGGGTCCGACCAGTACCGGATCATCGGGAGCCCGGTCGAGATCAAGGCCGCCAGCAACTACCTCGCGCGCAACGGCGTCGCGGTCGCGTGA
- a CDS encoding ASCH domain-containing protein, translated as MLFKEYHIPMIRSGSKTVTRREWAENYHGPNVGTVVAAKTDLLKPDEKCDCFIRITGKREEYLGEITEASARREGDYDGVEDFRDGYEEVYGEDSWSDDKQVTVVEFEYVGETRPGEETEQTQLVTDGGREVIPAVAPQTDGWADSGTREAQAHPGIHGTYHRHDVVEWWEPSSCEYTADYEHPVCPVTECASGDDGHECRVICERIDVEGGSGAWRCAHHGYFRVFDYPEEREQETEQATLLADGGRVQDTEGVDRDRASIAREHLLGATVWAYGGGAARVRPWTTPRDVRMPGRLDP; from the coding sequence ATGCTGTTCAAGGAGTACCACATCCCGATGATCCGCTCCGGGTCGAAGACCGTCACGCGCCGGGAGTGGGCCGAGAACTACCACGGCCCGAACGTCGGGACGGTAGTCGCCGCGAAAACCGACCTCTTGAAGCCGGACGAGAAGTGCGACTGCTTCATCCGGATCACCGGGAAGCGGGAAGAGTACCTCGGTGAGATCACCGAGGCGAGCGCCCGGCGCGAAGGCGACTACGACGGCGTCGAGGACTTCCGCGACGGCTACGAGGAGGTCTACGGCGAGGACTCGTGGAGCGACGACAAGCAGGTGACGGTCGTCGAGTTCGAGTACGTCGGAGAGACGCGCCCGGGCGAGGAGACCGAGCAGACGCAGCTCGTCACCGACGGCGGTCGCGAAGTAATTCCAGCCGTGGCTCCGCAAACCGACGGCTGGGCCGACTCGGGAACGCGAGAAGCGCAGGCTCATCCCGGTATTCACGGGACCTACCACCGGCACGATGTCGTCGAGTGGTGGGAACCGTCGAGTTGCGAGTACACCGCCGACTACGAGCATCCGGTCTGTCCAGTAACCGAGTGCGCCAGCGGCGACGACGGCCACGAGTGCCGGGTGATCTGCGAGCGCATCGATGTTGAGGGCGGCAGTGGCGCGTGGCGGTGCGCGCACCACGGTTACTTCCGCGTGTTCGACTACCCCGAAGAACGCGAGCAGGAGACCGAGCAGGCGACGCTCCTCGCGGACGGTGGCCGTGTTCAAGACACTGAGGGCGTTGATCGTGACCGAGCCTCGATCGCTCGCGAGCACCTCCTCGGCGCCACGGTGTGGGCCTACGGCGGCGGAGCGGCGCGCGTCCGACCGTGGACGACCCCCCGAGACGTGCGGATGCCCGGGAGGCTGGACCCATGA
- a CDS encoding CAP domain-containing protein, translating to MIVGGIAVLESGTGYDFGPEPISEEEVEDEMVQRINSERSKQYLNNLTELQAADELASRHTEVMNESGEISNIAGNWSIGNSLGSIGCEPGGETVAKSYVFESVELENETIYVEDASETAEMLVKIWMNSEPNRDMIMNPRWGGVGVGVTINEDDEVYASLIVCGV from the coding sequence GTGATCGTCGGTGGAATCGCTGTCTTGGAATCTGGAACTGGTTACGATTTTGGACCCGAACCGATCTCTGAAGAGGAAGTTGAAGATGAAATGGTTCAAAGGATCAACTCGGAGCGTTCAAAACAGTATTTAAACAACCTTACTGAACTCCAAGCGGCTGATGAGTTGGCAAGTAGGCATACCGAGGTAATGAATGAATCTGGAGAAATTTCTAACATCGCCGGTAACTGGAGCATCGGAAATAGCCTCGGGTCAATTGGTTGCGAGCCCGGTGGTGAAACTGTAGCAAAATCATACGTGTTTGAGTCTGTTGAGTTGGAGAATGAGACGATATACGTCGAGGACGCATCTGAGACCGCGGAGATGTTGGTGAAGATCTGGATGAATTCAGAACCGAATAGAGATATGATAATGAATCCACGTTGGGGTGGTGTTGGAGTTGGCGTCACAATCAATGAAGATGATGAGGTCTACGCATCGTTGATTGTCTGCGGTGTTTGA
- a CDS encoding DUF7845 domain-containing protein, giving the protein MSDDYLEPGPQGDLDELLGDAEPVTGEDEDSIEGVVDSDEARELRDAASEGTRQVHPSSPEATEYRTFDVEGPIECVEPRVHAFGAHLLFSQPETSQNGHPGSLSPYDAIVSQYEPSIADDVGSFVFGDELWEINPDKTKYWSGGIAAPMRPYETFNEYQIAVRAQDGLGERKASFQFRPSLPDARTADGERIGSMPEDLPYGLRVQANSSNLEPDEVIPLLRRLAEELDISTHYFREECVHEHSNAYQMEMYLRLDRGAGEQHVAGQGAVLDQLALFGSNNRGKGEYKWDNEKVVGHRNAVALDESTWKKLTEKPNGVGKLVKYYHPEFARSEETSSADDPLSDPKLELQWSKDYSDRASVPWSEEGAFDVEALRTELDESLVNVLLWAGLPTRADPRVYTADHYFEATESERDLDLVDNKMPSVREGEEQQAVAHFARGDATESERSVLAALTDGGDGAGVDELAELSDTSRSTVYRAAEKFDDLVEVANAKMSFEDSLIREKFQDLLNTFEDVTDWVVGGVRQLASAETEMIDQDSALARWARRHGISITESVDGMVVDLGGQPLSRVELVKLIRAGVDAAEDTGSMAYRKFISGEFSWTEKEKGRRTGQRPINRNGDVLFSSKLPR; this is encoded by the coding sequence TTGAGCGACGACTACCTCGAACCCGGGCCGCAGGGCGACCTCGACGAGCTGCTGGGCGATGCCGAGCCCGTCACCGGTGAGGACGAGGATTCGATCGAGGGCGTCGTCGATTCTGACGAGGCGCGCGAGCTTCGCGACGCCGCTAGCGAAGGGACTCGGCAGGTCCATCCCAGCAGCCCGGAGGCGACCGAGTACCGGACGTTCGACGTCGAGGGGCCGATCGAATGCGTCGAGCCGCGTGTTCACGCGTTTGGCGCTCACCTCCTGTTCTCGCAGCCCGAGACGAGTCAGAACGGTCACCCCGGCTCGTTGTCGCCGTACGACGCGATCGTCTCCCAGTACGAACCCAGCATCGCCGACGACGTCGGGTCGTTCGTCTTCGGCGACGAGCTCTGGGAGATCAACCCGGACAAGACAAAGTACTGGTCCGGCGGCATCGCTGCGCCGATGCGACCTTACGAAACGTTCAACGAGTACCAGATCGCCGTCCGGGCGCAGGACGGTCTCGGTGAGCGGAAGGCGTCGTTTCAGTTCCGGCCGTCGCTGCCGGACGCGCGAACGGCTGACGGCGAACGGATCGGGTCGATGCCGGAGGATCTTCCGTACGGGCTGCGTGTTCAGGCGAACTCCAGCAACTTAGAGCCGGACGAGGTGATCCCGCTGCTTCGTCGACTCGCGGAGGAGCTCGACATCAGCACCCACTACTTCCGCGAGGAGTGCGTTCACGAGCACTCGAACGCCTACCAGATGGAGATGTACCTCCGCCTGGACCGCGGCGCCGGCGAGCAGCACGTCGCCGGGCAGGGCGCCGTCCTCGACCAGCTCGCGCTCTTCGGTTCGAACAACCGTGGGAAGGGCGAGTACAAGTGGGACAACGAGAAGGTCGTCGGCCACCGGAACGCCGTCGCGCTCGATGAGTCGACCTGGAAGAAGCTCACGGAGAAGCCGAACGGCGTCGGGAAGCTGGTGAAGTACTACCACCCGGAGTTCGCTAGGTCCGAGGAGACGTCGTCGGCCGACGACCCGCTCTCGGATCCGAAGCTCGAGCTTCAGTGGTCGAAGGACTACTCCGACCGAGCCTCGGTGCCCTGGAGCGAGGAGGGCGCGTTCGACGTTGAGGCGCTCCGGACGGAGCTCGACGAGTCGCTCGTGAACGTCCTCCTCTGGGCAGGACTCCCGACGCGCGCCGACCCCCGCGTCTACACGGCGGATCACTACTTCGAGGCGACCGAGTCAGAGCGAGATCTCGACCTCGTGGACAACAAGATGCCTAGCGTCCGGGAGGGTGAAGAGCAGCAGGCGGTCGCGCACTTCGCTCGCGGCGATGCGACCGAGTCTGAGCGCTCCGTGCTGGCCGCGCTGACCGACGGCGGCGACGGCGCCGGCGTCGACGAGCTCGCCGAGCTGTCGGACACGTCTCGCTCAACTGTTTACCGCGCCGCCGAGAAGTTCGACGACCTCGTCGAGGTCGCGAACGCGAAGATGTCGTTCGAGGACAGCCTGATCCGCGAGAAGTTCCAGGACCTGCTGAACACCTTCGAGGACGTCACGGACTGGGTAGTCGGTGGTGTGCGCCAGCTCGCGTCGGCGGAGACGGAGATGATCGACCAGGACTCCGCGCTCGCACGCTGGGCTCGGCGCCACGGCATCTCAATCACCGAGTCCGTCGATGGGATGGTCGTCGATCTCGGCGGCCAGCCGCTTTCGCGTGTCGAGCTCGTGAAGCTCATCCGCGCAGGCGTTGACGCCGCGGAGGACACGGGCTCGATGGCGTACCGGAAGTTCATCAGCGGTGAGTTCTCCTGGACGGAGAAGGAGAAGGGACGTCGGACGGGTCAGCGCCCGATAAACCGCAACGGGGACGTTCTCTTCTCGTCGAAGCTCCCCCGCTGA
- a CDS encoding tyrosine-type recombinase/integrase → MNLQPHEEEDGKKVWLSEAEVEKLEAVADDTEQTIAFALGARCGLRSAEILDVSPQDVVETDAGWVVRVWEGKGDKFRETPAPSDLAMRIQTIGDVRDAPSDEPVLSVSSTRSLRRWLQDAREQLAEQEDDIGWQFLSTHDLRRTWASALADAEVDPLLVLDWGGWEDLETFLEHYNGTYSPAAQRRAREKVDWL, encoded by the coding sequence ATGAATCTACAGCCCCACGAGGAAGAAGACGGGAAGAAGGTCTGGCTCTCCGAGGCCGAGGTCGAGAAGCTCGAAGCGGTGGCCGACGACACCGAGCAGACGATCGCGTTCGCGCTCGGCGCGCGGTGCGGGTTGCGCTCGGCTGAGATCCTCGACGTCAGCCCGCAGGATGTTGTCGAGACCGACGCCGGCTGGGTGGTTCGCGTCTGGGAGGGGAAGGGCGACAAGTTCCGCGAGACGCCGGCGCCGAGCGACCTCGCGATGCGGATCCAGACGATCGGCGACGTCCGCGACGCGCCGAGTGACGAACCGGTCCTGTCTGTCTCGTCGACGCGGTCGCTACGGCGCTGGCTCCAGGACGCCCGCGAGCAGCTCGCCGAGCAGGAGGATGACATCGGCTGGCAGTTCCTCAGTACGCACGACCTCCGCCGAACGTGGGCCAGCGCGCTCGCGGACGCGGAGGTAGACCCTCTACTCGTTCTCGACTGGGGCGGGTGGGAGGACTTGGAGACCTTCCTCGAACACTACAACGGGACCTACTCCCCGGCGGCGCAGCGCCGAGCGCGTGAGAAGGTGGACTGGTTGTAG
- a CDS encoding helix-turn-helix transcriptional regulator — MSSDSTTPTTDPETHRIHHTDLTMFQIDILAVCARLEVALDRDVHGLAIKDGLSDVRDEKIKHGRLYPNLDDLAGKGLIEKGKIDDRTNSYRVTQEGFRVLDGRRDHLARAIDGGA; from the coding sequence ATGAGTTCCGACTCCACGACGCCGACGACCGACCCCGAGACGCACCGTATCCATCATACCGACCTGACGATGTTCCAGATCGACATCCTCGCCGTCTGCGCGCGGCTCGAAGTCGCGCTCGATCGCGACGTCCACGGCCTCGCGATCAAGGACGGCCTCTCGGACGTTCGCGACGAAAAGATCAAACACGGCCGTCTTTACCCGAACCTCGACGACCTCGCCGGGAAGGGGCTGATCGAGAAGGGGAAGATCGACGACCGGACGAACTCCTACCGCGTCACGCAGGAGGGGTTCCGCGTTCTCGACGGACGCCGCGACCACCTCGCGCGAGCGATCGATGGAGGTGCGTGA
- a CDS encoding eL24 family ribosomal protein: MSSSAFAFFPVIVVGLFFGLIFLMTPFSNVLNVVTVPLGYEFSSCPYCPEFTIEKITYHECAKCGEEHGRGVSGAAAYRDGQKYRFCSNDCLGEWDGPEE, encoded by the coding sequence ATGAGCAGTTCGGCGTTCGCGTTCTTCCCGGTGATCGTGGTAGGGCTCTTCTTCGGGCTGATATTCCTGATGACGCCATTTAGCAACGTGCTAAACGTGGTCACGGTTCCCCTCGGCTACGAGTTCTCTAGCTGCCCGTACTGTCCGGAGTTCACTATCGAGAAGATCACCTACCACGAGTGTGCGAAGTGCGGGGAAGAGCACGGCCGGGGTGTCAGCGGGGCCGCCGCCTACCGTGACGGTCAGAAGTACCGGTTCTGTTCAAACGATTGTCTCGGGGAATGGGATGGTCCGGAAGAGTAG